Proteins from a genomic interval of Syngnathoides biaculeatus isolate LvHL_M chromosome 23, ASM1980259v1, whole genome shotgun sequence:
- the nus1 gene encoding dehydrodolichyl diphosphate synthase complex subunit nus1 isoform X2, which produces MALLYSLLWRLLLFLLHGRALVSWLRVLLRSWKGRLWERAMATLLLPLALVGFPDHRRKLDHNSDFNGTVGNGNCAPHLRHRWLNDGQSFEKLPSHIGLLVIEEEPSFTDVANLVVWCMAVGISYVSIFDHHGIFRKNNSRLLEVIVMQQHHLLGTERSKYNVEFLTDSADTYHNNVLSCRPTVKVLSPDDGKQSIVQAAQQLCLSVENKERQSKDITVSLLDTLLRESKNIPDPEMVLKFGPVDSTLGFLPWHIRLTEFMHDRWTTPVTYLRA; this is translated from the exons ATGGCGCTGTTGTACAGTTTATTGTGGCGGCTGTTGCTGTTTCTGCTTCACGGTAGAGCGCTAGTGTCCTGGCTCCGTGTATTGCTTCGGAGCTGGAAGGGGCGGCTGTGGGAGCGGGCAATGGCTACATTACTACTCCCATTGGCCTTAGTTGGGTTCCCGGACCATCGGAGGAAGTTGGACCACAACTCCGACTTTAATGGCACTGTCGGAAATGGAAACTGCGCTCCTCATCTCCGACACCGGTGGCTGAATGACGGCCAGTCTTTCGAGAAATTGCCGAGCCATATCGGCTTGTTAGTAATAGAAGAGGAGCCCAGCTTCACGGATGTTGCCAACCTGGTTGTGTGGTGTATGGCTGTTGGTATATCCTATGTCAGCATCTTCGATCATCATG gtATTTTCAGGAAGAACAACTCCCGTCTGCTGGAGGTGATAGTGATGCAGCAACACCATCTCCTTGGTACAGAGCGATCCAAATATAATGTGGAGTTCCTAACCGACTCCGCCGACACATACCATAATAATG taCTGTCATGCAGGCCCACAGTGAAGGTGCTGTCTCCAGATGATGGAAAGCAGAGTATTGTTCAGGCTGCACAGCAACTTTGTCTCTCTGTGGAAAATAAAGAGAGGCAATCCAAAGACATCACTGTCTCCTTGCTAGACACATTGCTTAGAG AATCAAAGAATATTCCGGATCCAGAGATGGTTTTGAAATTTGGTCCTGTTGACAGCACTCTAGGCTTCCTCCCCTGGCACATCAGACTCACTGAATtcat gcatgacaggtggaccacacccgtaacttatctgcgggcatga